In Deinococcus aquiradiocola, the sequence GCGGCCCGGACCTGTACGACTACCTCGTCACGATGGAGTAAAGCAGGAACAGCAGGTTCCGCACCGGGATAGGGGAAGGGCGGCCAGTTCGAACTGGCCGCCCTTCCCTTATCCTGCTCTGCTTACAGCTTGACGGGGGCGTTCATCAGGGGCGCGAGGGCCGCCTGGAAGGCCTCGAAGCCCGCGAAGTCCAGCTGCTGCTCGTTGTCGCTCAGGGCCGTGGCGGGGTTGGGGTGCACCTCGACGTGGATGCCGTCCGCGCCGACCGCGAGGGCCGCGCGGGCCAGCGGGATGAGCAGGTCGCGGCGACCGGCGGCGTGCGTGACGTCCACGATGACCGGCAGGTGCGTCTCCTGCTTGGCGAGCGCCACGGCGGACAGGTCGAGGGTGTTGCGGGTCCATTTCTCGAAGGTGCGGATGCCGCGCTCGCACAGGATGACTTCGCGGTTCCCTTCGGCCAGGATGTACTCGGCGGCGTACAGCCACTCCTCGATGGTGGCGGACAGGCCGCGCTTGAGCAGCACGGGCTTGCGGGCGCGGCCCACCTCGCGCAGCAGCGCGAAGTTGTGCATGTTGCGCGCGCCGACCTGCAGCACGTCGGCGTACTCGGCGACGACTTCCACGTCGCGGGTGTCCATGACTTCCGTGACGAAGATCTGGCCGTTCTCGCGCGCGGCGCCCGCCCCGATGATCAGGCCGTCGATGCCCATGCCCTGGAAGCCGTAGGGGCTGGTGCGGGGCTTGTACGCGCCGCCGCGCAGCATGCGGACGCCCTTCCCGGCGAGGAAGCGGGCGGTTTCGTCCATCTGTTCTTCGCTCTCGATGCTGCACGGTCCGGCGAGGATGATGGGGGCGCTGTCGCCGCCGATGGTGACGGGGCCGATGTGCAGGACGGTGTCCTGCTTCTGGACCTTGCGGGACACGAGGAGCTGTTTCTTGTCGTTGGCTTCTTCGAGGTCGAGGCTGGCCTTGAAGATCTCCTTGAAGACGGCCTTGACGGCGGCGTTCGTGAACGGGCCGGGGTTCAGGGCCTCCAGTTCACGGAACTGCTTCTCCTCGCGCTGCGGGTCGTAGTGGTGCGGGCGGCC encodes:
- a CDS encoding bifunctional 3-deoxy-7-phosphoheptulonate synthase/chorismate mutase: MNPNPSIEDLRSQVDEINRELLKLLSRRGEVVAQIGHAKTLEGRPHHYDPQREEKQFRELEALNPGPFTNAAVKAVFKEIFKASLDLEEANDKKQLLVSRKVQKQDTVLHIGPVTIGGDSAPIILAGPCSIESEEQMDETARFLAGKGVRMLRGGAYKPRTSPYGFQGMGIDGLIIGAGAARENGQIFVTEVMDTRDVEVVAEYADVLQVGARNMHNFALLREVGRARKPVLLKRGLSATIEEWLYAAEYILAEGNREVILCERGIRTFEKWTRNTLDLSAVALAKQETHLPVIVDVTHAAGRRDLLIPLARAALAVGADGIHVEVHPNPATALSDNEQQLDFAGFEAFQAALAPLMNAPVKL